The proteins below are encoded in one region of Pseudomonadota bacterium:
- a CDS encoding UDP-glucose/GDP-mannose dehydrogenase family protein, producing the protein MNITIIGAGYVGLVTGACLSEFGHQVCCLDLDKRRIECLNKKEIPIYEPGLDSLVAKNISDRRLIFTADLKKSMEQVDAVFIAVGTPSHRRGDGYADLTYIYQAAKDIAIHIKSYTVVIDKSTVPVGTARQVARLIREVNPEADFDVVSNPEFLREGAAINDFMRPDRVVIGSDSDRATNILKEIYNPLYLISTPFVITTPETAELVKYAANAFLAIKISFINEMANICESVGADVKDLAKGVGLDGRIGSKFLHPGPGYGGSCFPKDTKALLRTAQEFGETARLVEAAIEINSAQKARMVKKIKDALGGDVAGKTIGVLGLTFKPETDDLRESPALTIMSALVEKGARIIAFDPQGMKEASRLFPEFHYAKNAYDVCKKADAVVLMTEWNQFRALDLGRIKSLMKSPIFVDLRNVYEPGKMRSLGFKYSSVGR; encoded by the coding sequence ATGAATATCACTATAATTGGTGCGGGGTATGTCGGTCTCGTGACTGGTGCATGCCTTTCCGAGTTCGGTCATCAGGTCTGTTGTCTGGACCTTGACAAACGAAGGATTGAATGTCTTAACAAAAAGGAAATTCCGATTTATGAACCAGGTCTTGATTCTCTTGTCGCAAAAAATATTAGCGACCGACGGCTGATTTTTACCGCCGACTTGAAAAAATCCATGGAGCAGGTTGATGCAGTCTTTATCGCAGTAGGAACCCCTTCCCATCGTCGGGGAGATGGTTACGCCGATCTGACTTATATCTATCAAGCTGCAAAAGACATTGCTATACATATCAAATCTTACACGGTTGTAATTGACAAAAGCACGGTCCCTGTGGGTACTGCACGCCAAGTTGCAAGGCTCATCAGGGAAGTGAATCCCGAAGCAGATTTTGATGTGGTTTCCAATCCGGAATTTTTAAGGGAAGGTGCCGCAATTAATGATTTTATGCGTCCAGACAGAGTAGTAATCGGATCGGATTCGGATCGAGCGACAAATATCCTAAAAGAAATTTATAACCCCTTATATTTAATATCTACCCCTTTTGTTATAACAACACCGGAAACTGCTGAACTTGTTAAATATGCAGCCAATGCTTTTCTTGCAATCAAGATCAGTTTTATCAATGAAATGGCCAATATTTGTGAATCTGTTGGAGCAGATGTTAAAGACCTCGCCAAAGGCGTTGGGCTGGATGGAAGAATTGGTAGTAAATTCCTGCATCCCGGACCAGGGTATGGAGGGTCATGCTTTCCGAAAGATACTAAAGCGTTGTTGAGAACGGCGCAAGAATTTGGTGAGACGGCCAGATTGGTTGAAGCAGCTATCGAAATTAATTCTGCACAGAAAGCCAGGATGGTTAAAAAGATCAAGGATGCTCTTGGCGGTGATGTTGCGGGGAAGACAATAGGCGTGCTTGGCTTGACATTTAAACCTGAGACTGATGATTTACGTGAATCTCCGGCATTGACAATCATGTCCGCACTCGTTGAGAAGGGAGCCAGAATCATCGCTTTTGATCCACAAGGGATGAAAGAGGCCAGCAGGTTATTTCCTGAATTTCACTATGCGAAAAATGCCTATGATGTTTGTAAAAAAGCTGATGCGGTGGTACTTATGACTGAATGGAACCAGTTTCGGGCCCTTGATCTTGGTCGGATAAAAAGCCTCATGAAATCCCCGATCTTTGTTGATCTGAGGAATGTTTATGAACCAGGAAAGATGCGTAGCCTTGGGTTTAAATATTCGTCGGTGGGGAGATAG